The Formosa sp. Hel1_33_131 genome window below encodes:
- a CDS encoding ASCH domain-containing protein — protein MTKKLHPSVSELWNYYILSNPKFKNTPIPESYHFCDNEKDANECLQWVVEGVKRATTTSMWWFETNKHPLPKIGDLYIVTDWEGIAKAIIQVLKIEKTPFNKITPEYAEIEGEGDKSLAYWNKVHWDYYTREMSEKGEHPKEDMLLICEQFQTVCIKK, from the coding sequence ATGACCAAAAAACTACACCCTTCAGTATCCGAACTATGGAACTATTATATTCTTAGCAACCCTAAATTTAAGAACACCCCCATTCCTGAATCTTACCATTTCTGTGATAATGAAAAAGATGCCAATGAATGTTTACAATGGGTTGTGGAGGGTGTAAAACGAGCTACGACTACTTCAATGTGGTGGTTTGAAACGAATAAGCATCCCCTGCCCAAAATTGGAGACCTCTATATTGTAACCGATTGGGAAGGAATAGCGAAAGCCATCATTCAAGTGCTGAAAATTGAAAAAACGCCTTTTAATAAAATCACCCCTGAATATGCTGAAATTGAAGGAGAAGGCGACAAATCTTTAGCGTATTGGAACAAAGTCCATTGGGACTATTACACCCGTGAAATGAGTGAAAAAGGAGAACATCCCAAAGAAGATATGCTCCTTATCTGTGAACAATTTCAAACCGTATGCATTAAAAAATAA
- a CDS encoding tetratricopeptide repeat protein has translation MNKKTILSIGFLGLAILCYSQKKKKDIVVTDGVKNNITATSTGMYEGTKSLKAKSYFEKASDFSEKNDFVNAEKFYLKAIKEDSQFIESYDNLGRVYRRIGKLDKAIKYYSKSIELYPDGIMAHQNLAVVFDIQKKYANSIKQYKEILRISPNNVEGFFGLANSYMMNLSFEMALENALKVVKIYKETNSHYLSEGYYLTGLINYHSGNKSEAKKYLLLAKENGVNLNPALESELFDDNSDSSEITLVTKEDYAKYEQKVIRDYNWLFETPIDVNPEKRKETNAFLMQWMSGSPNVSIELSEKITPYLDCSECLMIFMAGWSKYTLETKKFNKFKANLTGTESVIEFYLFNKSKIGENKKIEKFVKLKKAGRLEKYIRSKI, from the coding sequence ATGAATAAAAAAACAATCTTATCAATAGGATTTTTGGGATTAGCAATATTATGTTATTCCCAAAAGAAAAAAAAAGATATTGTAGTTACTGACGGCGTGAAAAACAATATAACAGCAACATCTACAGGAATGTACGAAGGCACAAAATCACTTAAAGCAAAATCATATTTTGAAAAGGCTTCTGATTTTTCAGAAAAGAACGATTTTGTTAACGCTGAAAAATTTTATTTAAAAGCAATAAAAGAAGATTCTCAATTTATAGAATCTTATGACAATTTAGGAAGAGTTTATAGAAGAATTGGAAAATTAGACAAAGCTATCAAATACTATTCAAAATCAATTGAGCTTTATCCGGATGGAATTATGGCTCATCAAAATTTAGCCGTCGTATTTGATATTCAAAAAAAATATGCTAATTCAATAAAGCAATACAAAGAAATATTAAGGATTTCTCCAAATAATGTTGAAGGCTTCTTTGGATTAGCAAATTCATATATGATGAATTTAAGCTTTGAAATGGCCTTGGAAAACGCATTAAAAGTAGTTAAAATTTATAAAGAAACAAATTCACATTATCTTAGTGAAGGTTATTATTTAACGGGTTTAATTAATTATCATAGTGGCAATAAAAGTGAAGCAAAAAAATATTTATTATTAGCTAAAGAAAATGGAGTAAACTTAAATCCTGCCTTAGAGAGTGAATTATTTGACGATAATTCCGATAGCTCTGAAATTACTTTAGTGACCAAAGAAGATTACGCTAAGTATGAACAAAAAGTTATTAGAGATTATAATTGGTTATTTGAAACACCCATTGATGTTAATCCCGAAAAAAGAAAAGAAACAAATGCATTTTTAATGCAGTGGATGTCGGGAAGTCCAAATGTGTCAATCGAATTATCTGAAAAAATAACTCCGTATTTGGATTGTTCAGAGTGCTTAATGATTTTTATGGCAGGATGGTCAAAATATACTTTGGAAACAAAAAAATTCAACAAATTTAAAGCAAACTTGACAGGTACTGAAAGCGTGATTGAATTTTATTTGTTTAATAAAAGTAAAATTGGAGAAAATAAAAAAATTGAAAAATTCGTGAAACTAAAAAAAGCAGGGAGGCTTGAGAAATATATAAGATCGAAAATATAG
- a CDS encoding T9SS type A sorting domain-containing protein, with the protein MKKQLLFLFGSLLLFFNNSIAQTNDWRNSSLQESANYYDIVAENEARLLPLRNQTDRRSKKQVKQFDRWAAFWKDRILADGSFISAAHTYNAWKNEKQRQNNLRLNGRNVNSVNWTLIGPSTLPTSSIPYYPGMGRLNAIAFNGTDVNTIYVGSPAGGIWKTINGGTTWTPKGDDLANLGVSDIVINPTNTNILYIATGDWDGRHNRSIGVFKSTNGGDDWASTGLAFTLGQNDIISKLLIDPNNVNTVFATTRNNIKRTTDGGTTWTDVFTESSATFNDIAYKIGSNSVLYATSIWGKFYVSTNNGANWSLASSPSSSRLDLALTANDTDLILTLDTNGVLRKSIDQGSTWTTISTISGYNPQGGYDMTLAISPLNKDLILAGGIEGWRSSDGGATWEKYLDGYWVQGNPYFYVHSDHHDMKFIPGTNTAFSVNDGGIFRGDASINTPWTDLSSGLAIAQYYNVSGTPQNAGKLIAGAQDNDIAVFDGGTITGANPGSDGVEGLWDYSNSTIAWTCSQAGSMSRTMDGFVNSQNVGTPSGAPFVWELEIHPTVPTTIFGGFGDIYKSTNRGDSWTNLSSGVGSIEYISIAPSNADVIYVSGTNGLVKRTANGGTSWTAITKPQVGNVKSIEVHPTNPSEVYIAYSGYQTGKVYKSTDSGANWTNITGSLPNIPTHQIRYKTASTDGELFLATDLGVYYRTNTAGDWVKLGTGLPNVIVYDLEIHYATEKLRVATFGRGVWEAPIDAASLNIEKEQLAENAVSIYPNPTKNKRFNIKLNNLTGETTILIYNVIGAVVKELKTNSIEENVNLASFSKGLYLVKFTNNNKSITKKIILN; encoded by the coding sequence ATGAAAAAACAACTACTATTTTTATTTGGAAGCTTACTATTATTTTTTAATAATTCTATTGCACAAACCAACGATTGGCGGAATTCATCATTACAAGAAAGTGCCAACTATTATGATATTGTAGCGGAGAATGAAGCGAGATTACTTCCGCTAAGAAATCAAACGGACAGAAGAAGCAAAAAACAAGTCAAACAATTTGATCGTTGGGCTGCTTTTTGGAAAGATCGAATTCTAGCAGATGGTTCATTTATTTCTGCAGCTCATACTTATAATGCGTGGAAAAACGAAAAACAACGTCAAAATAATTTACGTTTAAATGGCAGAAATGTTAATTCCGTTAATTGGACTTTAATTGGCCCTTCAACACTACCGACATCTTCTATCCCTTATTATCCAGGAATGGGCAGACTTAATGCCATCGCTTTTAATGGTACTGATGTGAATACAATTTATGTTGGCAGTCCTGCTGGCGGTATCTGGAAAACCATAAATGGAGGAACAACATGGACACCAAAAGGAGACGATCTCGCAAACCTTGGGGTTTCAGACATAGTGATTAACCCAACAAATACTAATATTTTGTACATAGCAACTGGTGATTGGGATGGTAGACATAATAGGTCTATCGGAGTTTTTAAATCTACAAATGGCGGAGATGATTGGGCGAGTACAGGTCTTGCTTTTACTCTTGGTCAAAATGATATTATAAGCAAATTACTGATTGATCCAAACAATGTAAATACTGTTTTCGCAACCACAAGAAACAATATTAAACGAACAACAGATGGGGGTACCACTTGGACCGATGTGTTTACCGAAAGTTCTGCTACTTTCAATGATATTGCCTATAAGATTGGAAGTAACAGTGTTTTATATGCAACATCTATATGGGGTAAATTTTATGTCTCTACTAATAATGGTGCAAATTGGTCTCTAGCATCAAGCCCTTCATCTAGCAGGTTAGACTTAGCACTGACAGCAAACGATACTGATTTGATATTAACTTTAGATACTAATGGAGTTCTAAGAAAATCCATTGATCAAGGATCAACGTGGACAACCATCTCTACAATTTCAGGATATAATCCTCAAGGAGGTTATGATATGACACTTGCAATTTCACCTTTAAATAAGGATTTAATTTTAGCTGGAGGCATAGAAGGCTGGAGATCTTCTGACGGAGGGGCCACTTGGGAAAAATATTTAGATGGGTATTGGGTACAAGGAAATCCTTATTTTTACGTACATTCAGACCATCATGATATGAAATTTATTCCCGGAACCAATACTGCTTTTTCAGTTAACGATGGAGGAATATTTAGAGGAGATGCATCTATAAACACCCCATGGACAGATTTATCTTCTGGATTAGCAATTGCACAATATTATAATGTTTCTGGAACGCCTCAAAATGCTGGGAAACTAATAGCGGGGGCACAAGATAATGATATCGCTGTTTTTGATGGAGGAACAATTACAGGAGCAAATCCAGGAAGCGATGGCGTTGAAGGCTTGTGGGATTATTCAAACTCCACTATTGCTTGGACGTGTAGTCAAGCAGGATCAATGTCCAGAACTATGGACGGGTTTGTTAACTCACAAAATGTAGGAACGCCTTCTGGAGCTCCGTTTGTATGGGAATTAGAAATTCACCCAACAGTTCCAACTACTATTTTTGGAGGGTTTGGGGATATTTATAAATCTACAAATAGAGGCGATTCTTGGACGAACTTAAGCTCTGGAGTCGGATCAATAGAGTATATTTCTATCGCACCCTCAAACGCTGATGTCATATATGTTTCAGGAACAAATGGACTAGTAAAAAGAACAGCTAATGGCGGAACATCATGGACAGCAATTACCAAACCCCAAGTAGGAAATGTAAAAAGTATAGAAGTGCACCCGACGAATCCAAGCGAAGTATACATCGCATATTCAGGGTATCAGACTGGAAAAGTTTATAAATCTACAGATAGTGGAGCTAATTGGACTAATATTACAGGTTCTTTGCCAAACATACCAACGCACCAAATACGATACAAAACAGCTAGTACAGATGGAGAGCTTTTTTTAGCCACAGATTTAGGAGTGTATTACAGAACGAATACAGCTGGAGACTGGGTTAAATTAGGAACTGGACTACCTAATGTAATTGTTTACGATTTAGAAATTCATTATGCCACTGAAAAGTTAAGAGTCGCTACTTTTGGAAGAGGTGTTTGGGAAGCTCCAATAGATGCGGCGTCTTTAAATATAGAAAAAGAACAATTAGCTGAAAACGCAGTAAGTATTTACCCAAACCCAACAAAAAACAAGCGTTTTAATATTAAACTCAATAATTTAACTGGAGAAACAACCATCTTAATTTATAATGTAATTGGAGCAGTTGTTAAAGAACTTAAAACCAATTCCATTGAAGAAAACGTAAATCTTGCTTCCTTCTCAAAGGGGCTTTATCTTGTGAAATTCACTAACAACAATAAAAGTATTACTAAAAAAATAATTTTAAATTAA
- a CDS encoding glycoside hydrolase family 3 N-terminal domain-containing protein: MRHFFTLFCFIFSLSLFAQESASPLDTSDVELQKTWVDSTYNALSLKEKIGQLYMVQVFSNQDLATKKTILNQITANHIGGVIYSNGGPVRQAQLNNELQAASKIPLLVGMDAEWGLSMRLDSTYAFPWNMTLGAVKNLDLIRQTGVQIGEHCKRIGVHFNFAPVVDINTNPKNPIIGNRSFGEEKEEVTKRSLAFMEGMQSVGVLANAKHFPGHGDTSSDSHKTLPTINFSAKRIDSLELYPYKQLISKGLSSVMVAHLNVPNLDSRPEYPSSLSYPIVTDLLKEKLGFKGLIFTDALSMKGASNFSSPGEIDLQAFLAGNDVMLMSNDVTQGIDALQKAVESGVISEERLAHSVKKILSAKYKVGLHQFEPIDTTNLGADLNRQKDDLLYGELMENAITLVQNKKAVLPLKNLELHKIAYVNMGDTDASPFVNTLNKYTQVDVVNAKNLDALITSLSNYNTVIVGFHKSNANPWKSYQFRDKELVWLYEIARTNNVILTLFAKPYALNDFKTFENFESILMAYQNSPIAQQKAAQIIFGALPAKGILPVSCGINFKAGAGLPTTSLNRLTYGLPESVGMDATRLQKIDSIANYAISEQMTPGIQLLVARKGKVIYEKSFGYHTYKKASEVKFNTLYDVASLTKILATLPLLMELVDSGVIGLDSTLGDLLPSYKNTNKEAITIQEMLSHFAQLKPWIPFYVSTLDSVTQKPNPKFYKVKPSNKFPIKINEQLYLRKDFRDSIQNRIINSELLEEQEYRYSDLPYYILKSIIENHYNLPLDALVQQHFYKSLGANYTTYKPLEKFSKYQITPTEIDDYFRYDTVHGYVHDMGAAMQDGVGGHAGLFSNANDVAKLMQMYLQEGVYGRKRYFSTDTFKTFNTCHYCDQENRRGIGFDKPQLEDEGPTCGCLSMTSFGHSGFTGTYAWADPEEEIVYVFLANRTFPKSDPNRLSQENIRTEIQRLIYESIIE; this comes from the coding sequence ATGCGCCATTTTTTTACACTCTTTTGTTTTATTTTTTCGCTCTCACTTTTCGCTCAAGAATCGGCTTCTCCTTTGGACACTTCCGATGTAGAGCTGCAAAAAACATGGGTGGACAGTACTTACAATGCACTTAGCCTGAAAGAAAAAATTGGACAATTGTATATGGTGCAAGTATTTTCTAATCAAGATTTAGCCACCAAAAAAACGATTCTAAACCAAATTACTGCCAATCATATTGGAGGCGTTATCTATTCCAATGGAGGCCCCGTGCGACAAGCCCAACTAAATAATGAGCTACAAGCTGCTTCCAAAATTCCTTTGTTAGTTGGGATGGATGCGGAGTGGGGACTGAGCATGCGTTTGGATTCTACCTATGCTTTTCCATGGAATATGACTTTGGGAGCTGTGAAAAATTTAGACCTCATACGTCAAACCGGTGTTCAAATAGGAGAGCATTGCAAACGGATTGGCGTGCATTTTAACTTTGCCCCCGTAGTGGATATCAATACCAATCCCAAAAATCCAATCATTGGAAATCGCTCTTTTGGAGAAGAAAAAGAAGAAGTCACCAAACGTTCTTTAGCGTTTATGGAAGGGATGCAAAGCGTAGGCGTGTTGGCAAATGCCAAACATTTTCCGGGGCATGGCGATACCAGTTCCGATTCGCACAAGACACTTCCCACAATTAATTTCTCAGCCAAACGCATTGATTCCCTAGAATTATATCCTTACAAACAACTCATTTCAAAAGGACTGTCGTCTGTGATGGTCGCCCATCTTAATGTGCCCAATCTCGATTCAAGACCCGAGTATCCATCCTCTTTATCCTATCCAATTGTCACCGATTTACTAAAAGAAAAATTAGGATTTAAAGGTTTGATTTTTACCGATGCACTGAGTATGAAAGGCGCTTCTAATTTTAGCAGTCCCGGAGAAATAGATTTGCAAGCCTTTTTGGCTGGAAATGATGTGATGCTCATGTCTAATGATGTCACTCAAGGCATAGATGCTTTGCAGAAAGCCGTGGAATCGGGCGTTATTTCAGAAGAGCGTTTAGCCCATTCTGTCAAAAAAATATTAAGTGCCAAATACAAGGTTGGACTGCATCAATTTGAGCCCATCGATACCACCAATTTAGGTGCCGATTTGAATCGCCAAAAAGACGATCTGTTGTATGGGGAATTGATGGAAAATGCAATCACGCTGGTTCAAAATAAGAAAGCTGTTTTGCCACTCAAAAATTTAGAATTACACAAAATTGCCTATGTCAATATGGGCGATACCGATGCAAGCCCGTTTGTCAATACACTCAACAAATACACCCAAGTGGATGTCGTAAATGCCAAAAATTTAGATGCATTGATAACGTCTTTAAGTAACTACAACACCGTGATTGTTGGCTTTCATAAATCCAATGCAAACCCTTGGAAATCGTATCAATTTAGGGATAAGGAACTCGTGTGGCTTTATGAAATAGCACGCACCAACAACGTGATTTTAACCCTGTTTGCAAAACCGTATGCTTTGAATGATTTCAAGACGTTTGAAAACTTTGAAAGCATTCTGATGGCGTATCAAAACAGTCCGATTGCGCAGCAAAAAGCCGCTCAAATTATTTTTGGAGCCTTGCCGGCCAAAGGAATTTTGCCTGTGAGTTGTGGCATCAACTTTAAAGCAGGCGCTGGTTTACCAACCACTTCCTTAAATCGATTGACTTACGGATTGCCAGAATCGGTGGGGATGGATGCAACGCGCTTACAGAAAATTGATTCCATCGCGAACTATGCTATTTCGGAACAAATGACCCCAGGTATTCAATTGTTAGTGGCACGCAAAGGAAAAGTGATTTACGAAAAATCGTTTGGGTACCACACCTATAAAAAAGCATCTGAAGTAAAGTTTAATACCCTTTATGACGTGGCGTCTCTCACTAAAATATTAGCCACACTTCCCTTGCTTATGGAGTTGGTTGATTCAGGAGTGATTGGTTTAGATTCTACCTTAGGCGACTTATTGCCGTCCTATAAAAACACCAATAAAGAAGCCATTACAATTCAGGAGATGCTTTCTCATTTTGCACAACTAAAACCATGGATTCCATTTTATGTATCTACCTTAGACTCTGTTACTCAAAAACCAAACCCTAAGTTTTATAAAGTTAAACCTTCTAATAAATTTCCAATAAAAATAAACGAACAGTTATATCTACGAAAGGATTTTAGGGATAGTATTCAAAATCGAATCATCAATTCAGAATTGCTCGAAGAACAAGAATATCGTTACAGCGACTTACCTTATTATATTTTAAAATCAATTATAGAAAATCATTATAATTTACCACTGGATGCATTGGTACAACAGCATTTTTATAAATCATTAGGGGCTAATTATACAACCTATAAACCGTTAGAGAAGTTTAGTAAATACCAGATCACTCCCACAGAAATAGATGATTATTTTCGATATGATACCGTACATGGATATGTGCATGATATGGGTGCTGCAATGCAAGATGGTGTTGGTGGACACGCAGGTTTATTTAGTAATGCCAATGATGTTGCAAAACTGATGCAAATGTATCTTCAAGAAGGGGTTTATGGAAGGAAACGTTATTTCTCAACAGATACATTTAAGACGTTTAATACCTGTCATTATTGCGATCAAGAAAACCGTCGCGGCATTGGATTTGATAAACCACAATTAGAAGACGAAGGCCCTACCTGTGGTTGTTTGTCGATGACGAGTTTTGGACATTCAGGATTTACGGGAACTTATGCATGGGCAGATCCAGAAGAAGAAATAGTTTATGTATTTTTGGCCAATAGAACGTTTCCGAAATCCGATCCGAATCGGCTTTCACAAGAAAACATTAGAACGGAAATACAACGTTTGATCTACGAATCAATTATAGAATAA
- the bshA gene encoding N-acetyl-alpha-D-glucosaminyl L-malate synthase BshA, whose amino-acid sequence MNIGIVCYPTFGGSGVLATELGLELSRKGHEIHFITYSQPVRLELLSSNVHFHEVNVPEYPLFHYQPYELALSSKLVDMVKVHKIDVLHVHYAIPHAYAAYMAKKMLHEEGIDVPIVTTLHGTDITLVGSHPFYKTAVTFSINKSDAVTSVSQNLKEDTQRLFNTKKEIKVVPNFIDIDKYKNTYKDCDRDLLALPEERVITHVSNFRPVKRIADVIEIFYRIQKELPAKLMMVGEGPERKEAELLCETYKIEDKVVFLGNSSEVDKILCFSDLFLLPSQTESFGLAALEAMASGVPVISSNSGGIPEVNIQGVSGFLSPVGAIDEMAQNALKILKEDAVLDVFKKGAQATATKFDIHKIVPFYEAIYEEALQNCISI is encoded by the coding sequence ATGAATATAGGCATTGTGTGTTACCCAACCTTTGGAGGAAGTGGTGTTTTGGCAACCGAATTGGGTTTAGAATTATCTCGCAAAGGACATGAGATACATTTCATTACGTACAGTCAACCTGTACGCTTGGAATTATTGAGTTCCAATGTACATTTTCACGAAGTCAACGTGCCAGAATACCCGCTGTTTCATTACCAGCCTTATGAGTTGGCGTTGTCAAGTAAACTAGTGGATATGGTCAAAGTTCATAAAATTGATGTTTTGCATGTGCACTACGCTATTCCGCATGCCTATGCCGCCTATATGGCTAAAAAAATGCTTCACGAAGAAGGCATTGATGTCCCAATTGTTACTACTTTGCACGGCACCGATATTACCTTAGTAGGAAGCCATCCTTTTTATAAAACGGCGGTAACGTTTAGCATCAATAAATCAGATGCGGTGACCTCTGTGTCTCAAAATTTAAAAGAAGATACCCAACGATTATTTAACACCAAAAAAGAGATTAAAGTCGTTCCGAATTTTATCGATATAGATAAATATAAAAACACTTATAAAGACTGTGATCGGGATCTTTTGGCACTTCCTGAGGAACGTGTGATTACCCATGTGAGTAATTTTAGACCTGTCAAACGCATTGCAGATGTGATTGAAATTTTCTATAGAATTCAAAAAGAACTTCCTGCAAAATTAATGATGGTAGGCGAGGGGCCTGAGCGGAAGGAAGCCGAACTGCTTTGTGAAACGTACAAAATAGAAGATAAAGTTGTGTTTTTAGGCAACAGTAGTGAAGTGGATAAAATCTTGTGTTTTAGTGATTTATTTTTATTGCCCTCCCAAACGGAGAGTTTTGGATTGGCGGCTTTAGAAGCCATGGCTTCTGGAGTTCCTGTGATTTCAAGTAATTCTGGAGGCATTCCAGAAGTGAACATTCAAGGGGTTTCTGGATTTTTAAGTCCCGTAGGTGCCATTGATGAAATGGCTCAAAACGCACTAAAAATTCTTAAAGAGGACGCTGTTTTAGATGTATTTAAAAAAGGGGCACAAGCCACGGCGACTAAATTTGATATTCACAAAATTGTTCCTTTTTACGAAGCTATTTATGAAGAAGCGCTCCAAAACTGCATTTCAATTTAA
- the aroC gene encoding chorismate synthase encodes MAGNAFGSIFKLTTFGESHGTAIGGVIDGCPAGITINFEAIQLEMDRRKPGQSNIVTQRKEPDTVKFLSGIFEGITTGTPIGFIIENANQKSNDYTHIKDVFRPSHADYTYTEKYGQRDYRGGGRSSARETACRVVAGAIAKQFLKTIEINAYTSSVGDIALNKSYKDLDLANAETNDVRCPDSEVAAEMISKIKAIRKEGDTIGGVISCVIKNVPVGLGEPVFDRLHAQLGKAMLSINAVKGFQYGSGFEGTQLKGSQHNDAFNADGSTKTNLSGGIQGGISNGMDIYFDVAFKPVATIMQAQDTIDKDGNVVEMHGKGRHDPCVVPRAVPIVEAMAALVIADFMLLNRLSKA; translated from the coding sequence ATGGCAGGGAATGCATTTGGATCGATTTTTAAACTGACAACTTTTGGGGAATCTCATGGAACTGCTATTGGCGGTGTGATTGATGGATGCCCTGCGGGAATTACAATTAATTTTGAAGCGATTCAGCTTGAAATGGACCGTCGGAAACCCGGACAATCCAACATTGTGACCCAACGAAAAGAACCGGATACCGTTAAGTTTTTATCTGGAATTTTTGAAGGGATTACTACTGGTACACCTATTGGATTTATCATTGAAAATGCCAATCAAAAATCGAATGATTATACACATATAAAAGACGTGTTTCGTCCGAGTCATGCCGATTATACGTACACCGAAAAATACGGTCAACGCGATTATAGAGGTGGTGGACGCAGTTCGGCAAGAGAGACAGCCTGTCGCGTGGTGGCAGGAGCCATTGCAAAACAATTTCTCAAAACAATTGAAATAAACGCATATACGTCTTCTGTTGGAGACATAGCACTTAACAAATCTTATAAAGATTTAGATTTAGCCAATGCTGAAACAAACGACGTTCGTTGTCCAGATTCAGAAGTGGCTGCAGAAATGATTTCCAAAATAAAAGCCATTCGTAAAGAAGGTGATACTATTGGAGGCGTGATTTCTTGTGTGATAAAAAATGTACCCGTAGGCTTAGGGGAACCCGTGTTTGACCGTTTGCATGCACAGTTAGGAAAAGCGATGCTTTCCATTAATGCGGTGAAAGGATTTCAATACGGTAGTGGATTTGAAGGGACGCAACTCAAAGGAAGTCAGCATAACGATGCTTTTAATGCTGATGGCTCTACCAAAACAAATTTATCGGGTGGCATTCAAGGCGGAATAAGTAATGGGATGGACATCTATTTTGATGTGGCTTTTAAGCCGGTTGCGACAATCATGCAAGCCCAAGACACAATCGATAAGGATGGTAATGTGGTTGAAATGCACGGAAAAGGTCGGCACGATCCTTGTGTAGTACCGCGTGCGGTGCCAATTGTCGAAGCCATGGCTGCCTTGGTTATTGCCGACTTTATGCTGTTAAATCGGCTTAGTAAAGCTTAA
- a CDS encoding dicarboxylate/amino acid:cation symporter: MKSLALHWKILIGMLSGVTFGFIMLEVGGADFVASWIKPIGTIFVKLLKLIAVPLILASLIKGISDLKDISKFASIGLKTIIIYVLTTVIAISIGLILVNTLNPGDGVSAETISKLTETYADNSSVQGKIAEASRQQASRPLDFLVDMVPDNAFSALSNNKLMLQVIFLAMFLGISLLLVGEKSAKPLKDFFDSLNDVVLKMVDLIMLTAPFAVFALLANVVVSSGDPELLYALLFYSGVVVGGLTLMVCFYLVLVSVITKRNPLWFLKQISPAQLLAFSTSSSAATLPVTMERVEEHLGVDKEVSSFVLPVGATINMDGTSLYQAVAAVFIAQALDFDLTFTDQLMIVLTALLASIGSAAVPGAGMVMLVIVLESVGFPADKLAIGLALIFAVDRPLDMCRTMVNVTGDATVSMIVAKFEGKLHTPKSKEWDDHLEEVK; encoded by the coding sequence ATGAAATCACTTGCACTACATTGGAAAATATTAATTGGCATGCTATCAGGTGTGACCTTTGGTTTTATAATGCTCGAAGTAGGCGGTGCTGATTTTGTGGCGAGTTGGATCAAACCCATTGGGACGATTTTTGTAAAACTCTTAAAATTAATTGCGGTGCCGCTTATTTTAGCTTCACTGATTAAAGGGATTTCAGATTTAAAAGACATTTCAAAATTTGCGTCTATTGGACTTAAAACCATTATAATCTATGTACTCACCACAGTGATTGCTATTAGTATTGGATTGATTTTGGTGAATACACTAAATCCTGGTGACGGCGTTTCTGCTGAAACCATTTCGAAATTGACTGAAACCTATGCGGACAACAGCAGTGTGCAAGGAAAAATTGCAGAAGCAAGTCGCCAACAAGCCAGTCGTCCTTTGGATTTTCTGGTAGATATGGTACCGGACAATGCCTTTTCTGCTCTGAGTAATAATAAACTGATGTTGCAAGTCATTTTCTTAGCGATGTTTTTAGGGATTTCTCTCTTGTTAGTAGGCGAAAAAAGTGCGAAACCCCTCAAAGATTTCTTTGATTCTTTGAATGATGTCGTCCTAAAAATGGTGGATTTAATCATGCTGACTGCGCCTTTTGCGGTGTTTGCATTGTTGGCCAATGTGGTCGTGTCTTCTGGAGATCCTGAGTTGTTATATGCCCTGTTGTTTTATTCAGGTGTGGTAGTAGGTGGATTAACACTGATGGTTTGCTTTTACCTTGTATTGGTATCGGTGATTACCAAAAGAAATCCACTATGGTTTTTGAAACAAATCAGTCCAGCACAGTTATTAGCATTTTCAACCAGTAGTAGTGCGGCAACGCTTCCTGTGACTATGGAACGTGTGGAAGAACACCTCGGTGTGGATAAAGAAGTGTCTAGTTTTGTGTTGCCCGTAGGCGCGACCATCAATATGGATGGAACCAGTTTATACCAAGCAGTAGCGGCTGTGTTTATAGCCCAAGCCTTGGATTTTGACTTGACGTTTACAGATCAATTAATGATTGTTCTCACAGCGCTTTTAGCGTCTATAGGAAGTGCAGCAGTCCCAGGTGCAGGAATGGTGATGTTGGTAATTGTTCTAGAGTCGGTTGGCTTTCCAGCGGATAAGTTGGCCATTGGATTGGCACTTATTTTTGCAGTGGACCGTCCATTAGACATGTGCCGTACGATGGTAAATGTCACAGGCGATGCCACGGTTTCTATGATAGTGGCAAAGTTTGAAGGCAAACTTCACACCCCAAAATCTAAAGAATGGGATGATCATTTGGAGGAGGTGAAGTAA